GTTGAAATCATATCCCATTTGCTCGAGGATTTTCAAACTGAACTCCTTTTGCTTATCTTTCGGGAAATGTTCAAACAGGAACCCGGTTTCCGGCTTGTTCGCAGATTCAGAGATTTTCTGGACGAGTGGGACGATTTGCTCTCGAAGATCCCCAAACACTTTGTCCAGCACTTCCACTGTTACACCAGGCTCATACATGTCGAGAAGCGTATCATATTTGTTATCTTCATAGCCCCAGTAATCAATGAAGCGTTTCGTGAACGCGACAAGCTTTTCAAGATAAGGCTGAAACATGGAGAAGTCAGATTTATCCTTCGCTTCTTCCCAGATTCCTTCAGCTTTTGATTGCAATACAACATATTCCCTGTACTCGGATGCAGGGATTTTTTTATTTCGCTCATACTCTTTCTGACACTCTTCCAGCAGTTTTTGCGTCATTTCATCCAATTGATCCATCTCTGGGGAAAGTTTCGCCAGATAAGCGGCCATTTCACTCGAAGTGGACATTTCAAATAGCTCTGATGAAAGCATGCCAATGACTTCAGACCGCTGTTCCACGCCATTTTTCGGAGCACCTGTCCGTAAATCCCAGAACATCAATCCAAGCGCTTCGTTGTATGCAGACATCTTTTTCACATAATCAAGAAAACGTTCTTTTGTTTCTATCGTCGTTTCTTTCATTGATAAAGCCCCCTTTTCTAACATCCTATCTATTTTATCATATTTTTCTGGAAACTTGGGCTGTGAATGAGTGAATTGATAGAGGGGATTCTTCGGGAAAAGGTTTCTGAGAGGGTATTTGGGGCGTCTTTGTCTGGAATTTCCTGATGGATTGTGGGGATTAGGGCGTATAAGTCTGACGCCGCCTGATATTTGGACGGTTTTATATCTGATTTCATCCCGTTCCGGGCGCTTATTATCGACTTTGATGCATATATTGTCGACTTCTGGCCTTTTATTATCGACTTTACAGATATATTATCGACTTCGGCCAACTTATTATCGACTTTACGGATATATTATCAACTTCACTTTGATTGTGACCCACCCCACATAAATGTCCTGCTTCACCTTACTTGTGATCAACTCCACACGCACGGCCCCCTTCACCTCACCAATCCCCCCAAATAACAAAAAAACCGCCCATTCCATTCCAGGCGGTTTTTCCATACTATACGTTCAACACTTCAATCCCCACTGGTAAAATAAATTCCACCAATTCCCTGTTTGAAGCTTCTTCTGCATCCATCAGGACGTGGATGCTTCCGTAGTCTTCGCTAGTCCGGATGAGGCGTCCGATTCCTTGACGCAGGCGCAGGATCATGTACGGGATGTCGACTTCATTGATTGAGTCGGCAGCATGATTTCTCTTGGCATCAAATACTGGATCCTTCGGAGGGAACGGCAGGGAGTAGATGATCACCTGGGTGAGTGATTCACCAGGCACGTCAAGCCCTTCCCATAAGTGATAAGAACATAATACAGTCGACGTTTCCTGCTGAAACTGTTCTACTGTATCACTGATTTCCCTGTCACCTTCGTAGATCACTTGCCAGTCTTGACTGCCTTGCTGCAATTGATAAGTTCTGAAGTTCTCCATCTCTTCTTTCGATGAGAAGAGAATCAATGATTTTCCTTGATTGTTCTTCAGCTGGTCGAATGCATAGATATTTTTCTCATCTGTTCCTATGTCCAGTGACGGGATATACGCCTTCATCATTTCTTCGTATTCATATGGTGACGCCACTGAGAACTTCTCATAATTTCCGATTCCAAGTGACTTGGATACGTAAGAGAAATCTTGATTATAAGACAGTGTGGCAGAAGAAAAGATGAATGGAACCTTCTGAGAAAATACGTGGTCCCTCAAGATTTCTTCAACTAATCTCGGCATGACCACAAAGGTGTGTTCTTCATCGGAAGTTTCGAGCCAATAGATCCCTTTTTCATCTTCCAGGAAGAGTTTCAATGAATATTGAATTTGTTCCAGATATTCTTCCACTACTTTTAGCAGATAATCATCCATGACATACATTTCCGATTCGAATACAAGCTCATTCAACAGATGCTCGATTTTCTCGGTAAGTGCACGTCCCCGCTGCAAAATTGCCTCTGAGCGGGTAATATACTGGCGGAGAGAGCCTTCTTCTGCTCTCGCTTCTTTTTCGAGCAGCTCGAACCACTTTTCATTTTCAAGCATAATGTCTTCAATCGTATATAATGTTTCCTCTCTCATATCCGAGGAAGAAAGTTTTTCTAATAGACTTTCCAGCGTTTCCATTCTCATTCGGTAGGTCATCGCTTTTTGGGAAGCAAACTCCAATAAATGTCCTTCGTCAAATACAACCGAGCTTGCTTCAGGCAAGAGCGGAAGTTGCCCTTCACGTTTTCTGGAATCTTTCGTCCAAATATGTTCCATGTAGAAATCGTGGGAACAAATGATTAGATCAGCGGCATTCCTGTAATGTTCACGGTGAAGCGTCAAGCCGCAGCGATGTCGATACGCACACGACATGCAGTCCTGCAGGGAATCCCACCCTACGTTATTCCATTCTTCGTCTGAAAGACCGGCATACTCCTTCCGGTCACCGTAATGACTGAA
The nucleotide sequence above comes from Bacillus sp. KH172YL63. Encoded proteins:
- a CDS encoding ATP-dependent DNA helicase, with translation MRRKLPFELSKEQSFYEALSDWVGDVFYDILPEKGFDLRDEQVFMAFQLNQAYKNKQVMFAEAGVGTGKTLVYLLYALSYARYTGKPAIIACADETLIEQIVKKEGDIQKLESALDLNIDVRLAKSREQYLCIKKLEENLSQHDVYHDMWEELPGFVHDTSSMNSFSHYGDRKEYAGLSDEEWNNVGWDSLQDCMSCAYRHRCGLTLHREHYRNAADLIICSHDFYMEHIWTKDSRKREGQLPLLPEASSVVFDEGHLLEFASQKAMTYRMRMETLESLLEKLSSSDMREETLYTIEDIMLENEKWFELLEKEARAEEGSLRQYITRSEAILQRGRALTEKIEHLLNELVFESEMYVMDDYLLKVVEEYLEQIQYSLKLFLEDEKGIYWLETSDEEHTFVVMPRLVEEILRDHVFSQKVPFIFSSATLSYNQDFSYVSKSLGIGNYEKFSVASPYEYEEMMKAYIPSLDIGTDEKNIYAFDQLKNNQGKSLILFSSKEEMENFRTYQLQQGSQDWQVIYEGDREISDTVEQFQQETSTVLCSYHLWEGLDVPGESLTQVIIYSLPFPPKDPVFDAKRNHAADSINEVDIPYMILRLRQGIGRLIRTSEDYGSIHVLMDAEEASNRELVEFILPVGIEVLNV